Proteins from one Papaver somniferum cultivar HN1 unplaced genomic scaffold, ASM357369v1 unplaced-scaffold_158, whole genome shotgun sequence genomic window:
- the LOC113337151 gene encoding uncharacterized protein LOC113337151, with the protein MKFLNWMQSKINGKQPASVSSKKPVAVSTKNNVVMQESRKDEFSDWPHGLLAIGTFGNTAVNKGGQESSSSSKRHGHSDCNNNQIIEEEISPSSSLSEVLGDGDLDDFTPEEVGKLQEELKKLLSRKPKPALTEEEQCRTLSGRRGVKLFNLLPLDKFLNCPSSLEVERKVNDVDSPCQRELRRSLSVIANMEKNLSPERTKSIKKKSISFLLKKMFVCRSGFPPPAPPTFRDSIPESRIEKLLRAMINKNLYCPKNSPTTPTAKKFLENDNYYLETDKENDGKGGDDDEQQPKEKINGGYKWDKTDDDYIVLEI; encoded by the exons ATGAAG TTCTTGAATTGGATGCAAAGCAAGATCAATGGAAAACAACCAGCATCAGTGAGCAGTAAAAAACCTGTTGCGGTTTCCACTAAAAACA ATGTTGTGATGCAAGAAAGCCGGAAAGATGAATTCAGCGATTGGCCACATGGGTTACTAGCAATTGGCACATTTGGGAACACTGCAGTTAATAAGGGTGGCCAAGAatcatcatcgtcttcaaaaAGACATGGTCATAGTGACTGCAACAATAatcaaataattgaagaagaaattagtcCATCATCATCGTTATCAGAAGTATTAGGAGACGGTGATTTAGATGATTTTACACCAGAAGAAGTTGGAAAATTACAAGAGGAACTAAAAAAGTTATTGTCCCGTAAACCAAAACCAGCACTTACAGAAGAAGAACAATGTAGGACATTATCAGGAAGACGAGGAGTAAAATTGTTTAATCTTCTTCCATTAGACAAGTTTCTGAACTGCCCGTCGAGTTTAGAAGTTGAGCGTAAAGTTAATGATGTTGATTCTCCATGTCAACGTGAGCTTCGACGTAGTCTAAGTGTCATAGCAAACATGGAAAAGAACCTAAGTCCAGAGCGTActaaatcaataaagaagaaatcCATATCTTTTCTTCTAAAGAAGATGTTTGTTTGTAGAAGTGGTTTCCCTCCTCCAGCACCTCCAACTTTCAGAGATTCAATTCCTGAATCCCGTATCGAAAAG CTTTTGAGGGCCATGATTAACAAGAACCTATATTGTCCGAAAAATTCTCCTACGACACCAACTGCAAAGAAATTCTTAGAAAATGACAACTATTATTTGGAAACAGATAAAGAAAATGATGGTaaaggtggtgatgatgatgaacaacAACCCAAAGAAAAGATCAATGGTGGTTACAAATGGGACAAGACAGATGATGATT ATATTGTTCTAGAGATATAA